Proteins encoded in a region of the Devosia sp. RR2S18 genome:
- a CDS encoding NAD(P)H-binding protein, with translation MTSIAISGASGKLARMIVKSLRAITQQPLVLLSRTPSALIGVSPNVEPRFADFGNVDTLGHAMAKVDRLILISTNVLSADGRRQRQHRAAIDAALAAGVRHIVYTSFLKADSSPLSAMTADHAATEAMLQESGISYSILRNAFYDDLALQFLERADADGRIIHATGSGGVAYVTRQQCADAAAVAVSGEFSGRRILDITGPKAITMSGLATLASARLGRPFTAVQVSKQGLVEHMVAATVPPESAATLAWIDDGIAKGAGEPASADYERLTGRKAPALAL, from the coding sequence ATGACATCAATTGCCATATCCGGCGCCAGCGGAAAGCTGGCCCGCATGATCGTCAAGTCACTTCGCGCTATCACCCAACAACCACTCGTCCTGCTTAGTCGCACTCCAAGCGCGCTAATTGGGGTTTCTCCCAATGTAGAACCGCGCTTTGCAGATTTCGGCAACGTCGACACCCTTGGCCATGCCATGGCCAAGGTGGACCGCCTGATCCTGATCAGCACTAACGTCCTGAGTGCCGATGGCAGGCGGCAACGTCAACATCGCGCGGCAATAGATGCAGCGCTTGCCGCGGGCGTCCGTCACATAGTCTACACGTCGTTCCTAAAGGCAGACAGCAGTCCCCTGTCAGCCATGACTGCAGATCACGCCGCAACCGAGGCCATGCTCCAAGAGAGCGGCATTAGCTACTCAATCTTACGAAACGCATTTTATGATGATCTTGCACTACAATTTCTCGAACGCGCTGACGCCGATGGCCGCATCATTCATGCGACAGGCTCGGGCGGCGTGGCCTATGTGACGCGCCAGCAATGTGCGGACGCAGCAGCAGTTGCGGTATCCGGCGAATTCTCGGGTCGGCGTATCCTCGATATCACAGGCCCCAAGGCCATCACGATGTCGGGCCTGGCAACATTGGCCTCAGCTCGACTGGGGCGCCCCTTCACTGCCGTCCAGGTTTCAAAGCAAGGCCTTGTGGAGCACATGGTGGCTGCGACGGTCCCACCGGAGAGCGCCGCAACGCTTGCTTGGATTGACGACGGCATCGCAAAGGGAGCCGGAGAGCCCGCGTCAGCGGACTATGAGAGGCTTACCGGCCGCAAGGCGCCAGCTTTGGCACTCTGA
- a CDS encoding aminoglycoside N(3)-acetyltransferase: MHEAGLIERTSIPATRESLRSDLHGLGIRPGDTLLVHCSLQSLGWVSGGPVAVVQALLDAAGTYGTIAMPTHSRDLTDPANWGAPPVPLTWIEIIRATMPAFEPATTPSSGMGAVAELFRTWPGARRSAHPATSMAALGRHAEEITAQHALSDPLGLTSPSGSLYRLKAKVLLIGVGFNRCTALHLAEHMRWPDRPTIQEGAPIIVDGERKWVEFKVPTVMDDDKFLSVGDAVMAERIATSGPMAQAQAIVADMAKLVDFAVDHWSGVMHPAA, from the coding sequence ATGCATGAAGCTGGCCTTATCGAACGTACAAGCATTCCTGCCACAAGGGAAAGCCTCAGGAGTGACCTGCACGGCCTTGGTATCCGACCGGGCGATACCCTATTGGTGCATTGTTCGCTGCAGTCCCTGGGCTGGGTCAGTGGCGGTCCTGTCGCAGTAGTGCAGGCTTTGCTCGACGCAGCGGGGACGTATGGGACCATTGCTATGCCCACCCACTCCCGTGACCTAACGGACCCCGCCAATTGGGGAGCGCCTCCAGTGCCGCTGACGTGGATCGAGATCATTCGCGCGACAATGCCGGCCTTCGAACCGGCCACGACGCCCAGCAGCGGCATGGGAGCGGTGGCCGAACTCTTTCGCACCTGGCCTGGTGCCCGCCGTAGCGCGCACCCAGCTACCTCTATGGCAGCCCTGGGCAGACATGCAGAAGAGATCACGGCTCAGCATGCTTTAAGCGACCCCCTCGGCCTGACATCACCCTCAGGTTCGCTATATCGCTTGAAGGCCAAAGTCCTTCTGATTGGCGTGGGGTTCAATCGTTGCACCGCGCTGCATCTTGCCGAGCACATGCGGTGGCCCGATCGGCCCACCATTCAGGAGGGGGCTCCCATCATTGTAGATGGTGAGCGAAAGTGGGTGGAATTCAAAGTTCCAACGGTCATGGACGATGATAAATTTCTATCCGTTGGCGATGCTGTCATGGCGGAGAGAATAGCAACTTCGGGGCCTATGGCACAGGCTCAAGCCATCGTCGCCGACATGGCGAAACTTGTCGATTTCGCGGTTGATCACTGGTCTGGAGTGATGCATCCCGCCGCCTGA
- a CDS encoding AAA family ATPase, which yields MNLRHIVLSGCSGGGKSTLLSELERRGFAVVPEPGRRIVEEEQRGDGLALPWVDLSAFAKRAINLASEDRRRMMDEAGWVFFDRGLVDAAVALEHTTGSSASNLLASYDRYHQSVFLAPPWPEIYVTDEQRQHNLAEAIAEYDRLLIAYREFGYDTFILPKVGVRDRADFVLHHLS from the coding sequence ATGAACCTCCGACACATCGTACTTTCCGGCTGTTCGGGTGGCGGGAAGTCGACCCTCCTCTCAGAGCTGGAGCGAAGGGGGTTTGCCGTCGTACCCGAGCCTGGCCGTCGGATCGTAGAGGAGGAGCAGCGCGGCGATGGGCTTGCGCTGCCTTGGGTCGACCTTTCCGCCTTCGCCAAACGAGCTATCAATCTCGCGTCTGAGGACAGGAGACGCATGATGGACGAAGCCGGCTGGGTCTTTTTCGACCGAGGCTTGGTGGACGCGGCGGTGGCGCTTGAGCATACGACTGGAAGCTCCGCTAGTAATTTGCTGGCGTCCTATGACCGCTACCATCAGAGCGTCTTTCTGGCGCCTCCTTGGCCAGAGATCTACGTGACCGACGAGCAGCGGCAACACAATCTGGCCGAGGCGATCGCAGAGTACGACCGCCTACTAATCGCTTATCGCGAGTTTGGGTATGACACGTTTATCCTGCCGAAGGTCGGGGTCAGAGATCGAGCCGATTTCGTCCTCCACCATCTCAGCTAA
- a CDS encoding GH25 family lysozyme, whose product MPVRRTFPSLAALAKSTAAVALAAILVACSSGGGLYGPIQGDNRPHAGVDRARGMPIQGIDVARYQGNIDFRAVYGSGIHFVFMKATEGKDYLDPNFRTNWQRAKEAGIPRGAYHFMTWCSLASEQAAWFIQNVPADPDALPPVLDLEWNNHSSCKHRPSRADALEKIRVMLDAMERHTGKLPIIYTDINIHRDVMEGEHFPNAFWLRSTAAEPHERYRNRAWTFWQWTQTGVVRGIKGEVDRNAFYGGQNEWIQFLLTGCDPRAIATLGPTGRCRSAK is encoded by the coding sequence ATGCCCGTTCGCCGGACATTTCCATCCCTTGCCGCCCTCGCCAAGAGCACGGCTGCCGTCGCCTTGGCTGCCATTTTGGTGGCCTGCTCCAGCGGGGGCGGGCTCTATGGTCCGATCCAGGGCGATAACCGGCCCCATGCTGGCGTCGACCGCGCGCGGGGCATGCCCATTCAGGGCATCGACGTCGCCCGATACCAGGGCAACATCGATTTTCGCGCGGTCTATGGTTCCGGCATCCACTTCGTTTTCATGAAGGCCACCGAGGGCAAGGACTATCTCGACCCCAATTTCCGCACCAATTGGCAGCGTGCCAAGGAGGCGGGCATTCCCCGCGGCGCCTACCATTTCATGACTTGGTGCTCGCTTGCCTCCGAACAGGCAGCCTGGTTCATCCAGAATGTGCCGGCCGATCCCGACGCCCTGCCGCCCGTACTTGACCTCGAATGGAACAACCATTCGAGCTGCAAGCATCGCCCCTCGCGCGCCGACGCGCTGGAGAAGATCCGGGTTATGCTGGACGCAATGGAGCGCCATACCGGCAAGCTCCCCATCATCTACACTGATATCAACATCCATCGCGACGTGATGGAGGGGGAGCATTTCCCCAATGCCTTCTGGCTGCGCTCCACCGCCGCCGAGCCGCATGAGCGCTACCGCAACCGGGCCTGGACGTTCTGGCAGTGGACGCAAACTGGGGTGGTGCGTGGGATCAAGGGCGAGGTCGATCGCAATGCCTTCTATGGCGGTCAGAACGAATGGATCCAGTTCCTGCTGACGGGTTGCGATCCGCGGGCCATCGCCACATTGGGCCCCACGGGGCGCTGTCGCTCAGCGAAATAG
- a CDS encoding MarC family protein → MDLSAFFVAFATLFATVGVADTAFIFAALTKNNTPRQRFVFATRGVLIALAILLFFAVLGDAILGVFGISIPALRTAGGLLLFLIAIDMVFARHSGGTGTTHEEEDEAKLSTDISVFPLAMPLLAGPGAISAVILLTTGAENDTEFWLVLLALLIILLMVWVTLLIAIPIQRLFGLIGLSVVSRVVGILLAALAVQFVFDGIHASGLLGGA, encoded by the coding sequence ATGGATTTGTCGGCCTTCTTTGTCGCCTTTGCGACGCTCTTTGCCACTGTCGGCGTGGCTGACACAGCCTTTATCTTCGCCGCGCTCACCAAGAACAACACGCCGCGGCAGCGTTTCGTCTTTGCTACGCGAGGAGTGCTGATCGCCCTGGCGATCCTCCTGTTCTTCGCCGTTTTAGGTGATGCCATTCTGGGCGTCTTCGGCATTTCCATCCCAGCGTTGCGGACCGCCGGCGGTCTTCTGCTGTTTCTCATCGCCATCGACATGGTCTTTGCCCGCCATTCCGGCGGCACGGGGACGACGCACGAGGAAGAGGATGAAGCCAAGCTTTCAACCGACATCTCGGTCTTTCCGCTCGCCATGCCGCTGCTGGCTGGACCGGGCGCGATCAGTGCGGTGATCCTCCTCACCACCGGCGCGGAAAACGACACGGAGTTCTGGCTGGTGCTGCTGGCGCTCCTAATCATCCTCCTGATGGTCTGGGTCACACTGCTGATCGCCATCCCCATTCAGCGGCTCTTTGGGCTCATTGGTTTGTCTGTGGTGTCGCGCGTGGTCGGCATTCTCCTGGCCGCTCTGGCCGTGCAATTCGTCTTCGATGGCATCCATGCCAGCGGCCTACTGGGCGGGGCCTGA
- a CDS encoding DUF2200 domain-containing protein, translating to MAGHRIYTTSVVSVYPHYVAKAERKGRTKAEVDEIICWLTGHSQQTLEAELANGTNFQDFFATAPAMNPARRSIKGVICGVRVEEIEEPVMREIRYLDKLVDELAKGKAMAKILRPMPGETA from the coding sequence ATGGCAGGACACCGCATCTACACCACCAGTGTCGTCAGCGTTTACCCCCATTACGTTGCCAAGGCCGAGCGCAAGGGTCGGACAAAAGCCGAGGTGGATGAGATCATCTGTTGGCTAACGGGGCACAGCCAGCAAACGCTGGAAGCGGAGTTGGCGAACGGCACGAATTTTCAAGACTTCTTCGCGACGGCGCCCGCGATGAACCCGGCTCGTAGATCGATCAAGGGCGTGATCTGTGGCGTTCGCGTGGAAGAGATCGAGGAGCCCGTTATGCGCGAGATCCGCTATCTCGACAAACTGGTGGACGAACTCGCCAAAGGCAAAGCCATGGCGAAGATCCTGCGGCCAATGCCGGGGGAGACCGCTTGA
- a CDS encoding DUF2283 domain-containing protein — translation MKPTVTCDSDADGRIVGMEVLEAKKHLSPEILDRAA, via the coding sequence ATGAAGCCCACCGTCACCTGCGACTCGGATGCCGACGGCCGGATCGTAGGAATGGAAGTGCTGGAAGCGAAAAAGCACCTATCGCCGGAGATTCTGGATCGCGCCGCGTAG
- the gshB gene encoding glutathione synthase gives MSLKVAVQMDHVASINPLGDSTFALMLEAQARGHQLLHYTPDTLALRGDVVSALGQPITVADKPKGEHFELGEAARVDLSSQDVVLMRQDPPFDMNYTTLTYLLERIHPKTLVVNPPGAVRNAPEKILVTDFPELMPPTLVTRDREMIRAFRREHGNIILKPLYGNGGAGVFFLQEGDHNLASLIELFELSFREPFMVQKYLPDVRKGDKRIILIDGEPVAGLNRVPAEGEARSNMHVGGRPELSELTEREREICATIGPALKERDMIFVGIDVIGDYLTEINVTSPTGIREIKRFGGPDIAPMIWDAIERRR, from the coding sequence ATGAGCCTCAAAGTTGCGGTCCAGATGGACCATGTCGCCTCGATCAATCCCTTGGGCGATTCCACTTTCGCCCTGATGCTGGAGGCACAGGCACGGGGGCATCAATTGCTCCATTATACGCCCGACACGCTGGCGCTACGGGGCGATGTGGTGAGCGCGCTCGGCCAACCCATCACGGTTGCCGACAAGCCCAAGGGTGAGCATTTTGAGCTGGGGGAAGCCGCCAGGGTGGATCTCTCCAGCCAGGACGTGGTGCTGATGCGCCAGGACCCACCCTTCGACATGAACTACACAACGCTCACCTATCTGCTCGAGCGCATTCACCCCAAGACGCTGGTGGTGAACCCGCCGGGGGCGGTGCGCAATGCGCCCGAAAAAATCCTGGTCACGGACTTTCCCGAACTCATGCCACCCACGCTGGTGACGCGCGACCGCGAGATGATCCGCGCGTTCCGGCGCGAGCATGGCAACATCATCTTAAAGCCGCTCTACGGCAATGGCGGCGCGGGGGTATTCTTCCTCCAAGAAGGCGATCACAATTTGGCGTCCCTGATCGAACTGTTCGAGTTGAGCTTCCGCGAGCCCTTCATGGTGCAGAAATATCTGCCGGATGTGCGCAAAGGCGACAAGCGCATCATCCTTATCGATGGCGAGCCGGTTGCCGGCCTTAACCGAGTGCCGGCCGAGGGCGAGGCACGGTCCAACATGCATGTGGGCGGCCGACCAGAACTCAGCGAACTCACTGAGCGCGAGCGGGAGATCTGTGCGACGATCGGCCCGGCGCTCAAGGAGCGCGACATGATCTTTGTCGGGATCGACGTAATCGGGGACTACCTCACCGAAATCAACGTTACCTCCCCCACCGGCATCCGCGAGATCAAGCGTTTCGGTGGTCCCGATATCGCGCCGATGATCTGGGACGCGATCGAACGGCGCCGTTAA
- a CDS encoding YraN family protein, with the protein MPRLPSKPHSKSPARRLAERIGHRGEWWAALFLQLQLYRIRDRRYKAPVGEIDLVVERWGTVVFVEVKARGRAGSEVEALHAVNQRRIVQAAQYWLARHPKEADRRFRFDVIFLAPWRWPRHVINAFDAS; encoded by the coding sequence ATGCCGCGCTTGCCCTCAAAGCCGCACAGTAAGAGCCCGGCGCGGCGTCTGGCCGAACGGATCGGCCATCGCGGCGAATGGTGGGCCGCACTCTTTCTCCAACTGCAGCTCTACCGCATCCGAGACCGCCGCTACAAAGCGCCCGTGGGTGAGATCGATCTTGTTGTCGAACGCTGGGGCACGGTGGTGTTCGTGGAGGTCAAGGCGCGTGGACGCGCCGGGAGTGAGGTCGAGGCGCTACATGCCGTCAACCAGCGGCGCATCGTCCAGGCGGCGCAATATTGGTTGGCTCGCCACCCCAAGGAGGCTGACCGCCGTTTCCGCTTCGACGTGATTTTCCTTGCGCCTTGGCGTTGGCCGCGCCATGTCATCAACGCCTTCGACGCCAGCTAA
- the rsmI gene encoding 16S rRNA (cytidine(1402)-2'-O)-methyltransferase, producing MSESGARYFISGHQFEAPSLAPGLYVVATPIGNLRDITLRALETLAAAGTILCEDTRQSARLLDHYGIKGRRVALHEHNERDKAGDIVERIARGETIALISDAGTPLLSDPGFPVIRALAEAGLPVFPIPGASALLSALVIAGLPTDAFAFHGFLPSKAGARINALERLRDSRETLVFYESPRRLDGTLAAMADVWGERQAVVALELTKRFERVHRGSLAELAPIFAESETKGEAVIVVSGAAAPSAPAAEDWQAALEQAMLDQPLRAAVDEVSGRFGLKRKEVYDAALALKAAQ from the coding sequence ATGAGCGAGAGCGGTGCCCGCTACTTTATCTCCGGACACCAGTTCGAGGCGCCTTCGCTGGCGCCCGGCCTCTATGTGGTCGCAACGCCCATCGGCAATCTGCGCGACATTACTCTGCGCGCACTCGAAACATTGGCCGCTGCCGGAACCATCCTTTGTGAGGACACGCGGCAATCGGCGCGCCTGCTCGACCATTACGGCATCAAGGGCCGGCGGGTGGCGCTGCATGAGCATAACGAACGCGACAAGGCCGGGGATATCGTGGAGAGAATCGCGCGTGGCGAGACCATCGCGCTGATCTCCGATGCGGGCACGCCCCTGCTCTCGGATCCCGGCTTTCCGGTGATCCGGGCACTGGCCGAGGCGGGACTGCCGGTCTTTCCCATTCCGGGGGCTTCGGCGCTACTCTCGGCGCTGGTGATCGCGGGCCTGCCAACCGACGCCTTTGCGTTTCATGGCTTTCTGCCGTCCAAGGCTGGCGCACGGATCAATGCGCTCGAGCGGCTTAGGGATTCACGTGAAACGCTGGTGTTCTACGAGTCGCCGCGACGACTGGACGGCACTCTTGCTGCGATGGCGGATGTCTGGGGTGAGCGGCAGGCCGTCGTCGCCCTTGAACTCACCAAACGCTTCGAGCGGGTGCATCGAGGCTCCCTAGCTGAGCTGGCGCCGATCTTCGCCGAAAGCGAAACCAAGGGTGAGGCGGTGATCGTGGTCAGCGGCGCCGCCGCGCCCAGCGCTCCGGCGGCGGAAGACTGGCAGGCGGCGCTGGAACAAGCCATGCTGGATCAGCCGTTGCGCGCAGCGGTAGATGAAGTGTCCGGCCGTTTCGGGCTCAAGCGCAAGGAAGTCTATGATGCCGCGCTTGCCCTCAAAGCCGCACAGTAA
- the hemW gene encoding radical SAM family heme chaperone HemW: MITNPNDMFGVYVHWPFCAAKCPYCDFNSHVHRGPFDEDRFVEAYEAEIAHAARLAPGRMVQSIFFGGGTPSLMSPSAAGRIIDAIADHWTIDRDAEITLEANPTSVEVDRFKGFRVAGINRVSLGVQSLREKPLAELGRRHTVDEAIAAVRISQSVFERSSFDLIYARPHQTLEDWEDELKEALWLARGHVSLYQLTIEQGTRYFDLFNAGKLQMPNEDLAADFYELTQDLTAAAGMPAYEISNHAVPGQESRHNLLYWRYGEYAGIGPGAHGRLMINNVRHATAAEKLPFEWQKKVQAQGHGMVVDDVLTWEEQGDEFLVMGLRLKEGISPARFTALSGRQISPRQIDTLKGYGFVETLPNGNIRVTDRGWPVLDAVVADLAA, encoded by the coding sequence TTGATCACTAATCCCAACGACATGTTCGGGGTTTATGTGCATTGGCCGTTCTGCGCCGCCAAGTGCCCATACTGCGACTTCAACTCGCACGTGCATCGTGGCCCGTTCGATGAAGACCGGTTCGTCGAAGCCTATGAAGCCGAGATCGCTCACGCCGCGCGGCTGGCCCCCGGACGCATGGTGCAGTCGATCTTTTTTGGCGGTGGCACCCCGTCGCTGATGAGCCCCAGTGCCGCAGGCCGCATCATCGATGCCATCGCCGACCACTGGACCATCGACCGCGACGCCGAGATCACCCTCGAGGCTAATCCCACCAGCGTCGAGGTGGATCGCTTCAAGGGTTTCCGCGTGGCGGGGATCAACCGGGTCTCGCTGGGTGTGCAGTCGCTGCGGGAAAAGCCGCTGGCCGAACTGGGTCGGCGTCACACCGTCGATGAAGCCATTGCCGCCGTGCGCATTTCCCAGTCCGTGTTCGAACGTTCGAGCTTCGACCTGATTTATGCCCGCCCGCACCAGACGCTGGAAGATTGGGAAGACGAGCTCAAGGAAGCCCTGTGGCTCGCACGGGGGCATGTCAGCCTTTATCAACTGACCATCGAGCAGGGGACGCGCTACTTCGACCTCTTCAATGCCGGTAAACTGCAGATGCCCAACGAGGATCTGGCGGCCGACTTCTACGAGTTGACGCAGGATCTAACCGCCGCCGCGGGCATGCCGGCTTATGAGATTTCCAATCACGCAGTTCCCGGGCAGGAAAGCCGCCATAACCTGCTTTATTGGCGCTATGGCGAATATGCCGGCATCGGGCCGGGCGCCCATGGCCGGCTGATGATCAACAATGTGCGGCATGCAACCGCTGCCGAGAAACTGCCTTTTGAGTGGCAGAAAAAGGTGCAGGCGCAAGGCCATGGCATGGTCGTTGATGACGTGTTGACCTGGGAAGAACAGGGCGACGAGTTCCTGGTGATGGGCCTGCGGCTCAAGGAAGGCATCTCGCCCGCGCGGTTCACGGCGCTTTCCGGCCGGCAGATCAGCCCGCGGCAGATCGATACGCTCAAGGGCTATGGGTTCGTGGAAACCTTGCCCAACGGCAATATCCGGGTGACGGATCGCGGCTGGCCGGTGCTCGACGCGGTGGTTGCGGACCTCGCAGCTTAA
- a CDS encoding non-canonical purine NTP pyrophosphatase has translation MSTIPRLRPGDRLVLATHNGGKLREFQELFEPYGLQLVSAAQLDLPEPDETGTTFEENARIKAHAAAKASGMLALSDDSGLCVEALGGDPGVYTADWAGVPRDFNHAMKRVEDALQAANATSPGQRRAFFNATLCLAHPDGRDVIYNGRCDGTLVWPPRGDQGHGYDPVFMPDGYDITFGEMAPEVKHSWSPGQEGLSHRARSFAKFVENQIDH, from the coding sequence GTGAGTACGATCCCGCGCCTGCGCCCCGGTGATCGCCTCGTGCTCGCCACCCACAATGGGGGGAAGCTCCGGGAATTCCAGGAGCTGTTCGAACCTTATGGGCTGCAGCTGGTGTCTGCTGCCCAGCTCGATCTGCCCGAGCCCGATGAGACCGGAACCACCTTTGAGGAAAATGCCCGCATCAAGGCGCATGCTGCGGCCAAGGCTTCGGGCATGCTGGCGCTGAGCGACGATTCAGGGCTCTGCGTCGAAGCACTGGGCGGCGACCCCGGCGTCTATACTGCCGATTGGGCAGGTGTACCACGCGACTTCAACCACGCCATGAAGCGGGTGGAAGATGCGCTGCAGGCGGCCAATGCCACTTCGCCCGGGCAGCGGCGCGCTTTCTTCAATGCTACGCTTTGCCTGGCCCATCCCGACGGCCGCGACGTCATCTATAATGGTCGCTGTGACGGTACGCTGGTCTGGCCGCCGCGCGGCGATCAGGGGCACGGCTACGATCCAGTTTTCATGCCCGATGGCTACGACATCACCTTTGGCGAGATGGCGCCCGAGGTGAAGCATTCCTGGTCCCCCGGCCAAGAGGGGCTGAGCCACCGCGCCCGTTCCTTTGCCAAATTCGTCGAGAACCAGATTGATCACTAA
- the rph gene encoding ribonuclease PH, with protein sequence MRPSGREPNQMRAVTIKRHVAQKAEGSCLVSFGNTKVLVTASVETSIPGWLRGKGQGWVTAEYGMLPRATGTRTRREATAGKQSGRTQEIQRLIGRSLRAVVDLTLLGENQVVLDCDVLEADGGTRTASITGAYVALADAIKWMDERKLTKGAALKDSVGAVSCGIYRGTPLLDLDYLEDVEAHTDANFVMTGSGQFVEIQGTAEGAPFSRAELESLMALAEKGIGELTQIQQAALQS encoded by the coding sequence ATGCGGCCTTCCGGACGTGAACCCAACCAGATGCGCGCCGTGACCATCAAGCGACATGTTGCCCAAAAGGCCGAGGGCTCGTGCCTTGTCAGCTTTGGCAACACCAAAGTGTTGGTGACGGCCTCGGTCGAAACCAGCATCCCCGGTTGGCTGCGCGGCAAGGGTCAGGGCTGGGTCACCGCCGAATACGGCATGCTGCCGCGTGCTACCGGTACGCGCACCCGCCGCGAAGCAACGGCTGGCAAGCAATCCGGCCGCACTCAGGAAATCCAGCGGCTGATCGGTCGGTCCCTGCGCGCGGTGGTGGACCTGACGCTGCTGGGTGAGAACCAGGTGGTGCTCGACTGCGACGTGCTCGAGGCCGATGGGGGCACCCGCACCGCCTCGATCACCGGCGCCTATGTCGCGCTGGCCGACGCCATCAAATGGATGGATGAACGGAAGCTGACCAAGGGGGCGGCGCTCAAGGATTCGGTGGGTGCTGTCTCCTGCGGCATCTATCGCGGTACCCCGTTGCTCGACCTCGACTATCTTGAGGATGTCGAGGCCCATACCGACGCCAATTTCGTGATGACCGGCTCGGGACAGTTCGTGGAAATTCAGGGTACGGCGGAAGGCGCCCCCTTCAGCCGAGCCGAGCTCGAGAGCCTGATGGCTCTCGCTGAAAAGGGCATTGGCGAGTTAACCCAAATCCAGCAAGCGGCGCTGCAATCGTGA
- the hrcA gene encoding heat-inducible transcriptional repressor HrcA produces MIKPPEDFLSVLNARSQEIFRKIVERYLETGSPIGSRDLSRMLEVGLSPASVRNVMADLEDLGLIAAPHTSAGRAPTQEGLRFFVDAMLEVGAVDERERDQIARSIQDRQRGQVEDVLTEASQLLSGLSQGAGVVIATKSDMVLRHLEFVRLDATQAMAILVGADGQVENRLMPLPAGLTASALQQASNYLAHHVVGRTISEARRSLAEQRAQQRAELDELTQKLVDDGIATLSQPSSIASQPTVIVRGRANLINDAMASDDLARMRQLFDELESKDGLLELLGDAEEAQGVRIFIGSENKLFSLSGSSVILSPYKDANDKVVGVLGVIGPTRLNYARIVPVVDYTANVITAMLARKRGGG; encoded by the coding sequence ATGATCAAACCGCCCGAAGACTTTCTCAGCGTGCTGAATGCCCGCAGCCAGGAGATTTTCCGCAAGATCGTCGAGCGCTACCTGGAAACGGGAAGCCCCATCGGCTCGCGCGATCTCAGTCGCATGCTCGAAGTGGGTCTGTCTCCCGCTTCGGTGCGCAATGTCATGGCGGACCTCGAAGATCTTGGTTTGATCGCTGCACCGCACACCTCAGCGGGGAGGGCGCCGACGCAGGAGGGCCTCCGCTTTTTTGTCGATGCGATGCTGGAAGTCGGCGCGGTCGATGAACGCGAACGCGACCAGATCGCGCGCTCCATCCAGGATCGGCAGCGTGGCCAAGTCGAGGACGTCTTGACCGAGGCCAGCCAACTGCTGTCGGGGCTCAGCCAGGGTGCAGGCGTCGTCATTGCCACCAAGTCTGACATGGTGTTGCGCCACCTCGAATTCGTGCGCCTTGACGCTACTCAAGCCATGGCCATCCTAGTGGGGGCAGACGGTCAGGTGGAAAACCGGCTCATGCCCCTCCCGGCAGGTCTCACCGCAAGCGCCCTGCAACAGGCGAGCAATTATCTCGCCCACCACGTCGTCGGTCGCACTATTTCCGAGGCGCGGAGATCACTGGCCGAGCAGAGGGCGCAACAACGTGCCGAACTTGATGAGTTGACGCAGAAGCTGGTGGACGATGGTATCGCCACGCTCAGCCAGCCTTCGTCGATTGCCAGCCAACCTACCGTGATCGTGCGCGGTCGCGCCAACCTCATCAACGACGCCATGGCTTCCGACGACCTCGCACGCATGCGGCAGCTATTCGATGAGCTGGAAAGCAAAGACGGCCTGCTCGAACTTCTGGGGGATGCCGAAGAGGCCCAGGGCGTCCGCATCTTCATCGGCTCGGAGAATAAGCTGTTCTCCCTTTCGGGATCGTCGGTGATCCTATCTCCCTACAAAGACGCCAACGACAAGGTGGTCGGCGTGTTGGGTGTGATCGGCCCAACGCGCCTCAACTATGCGCGCATCGTGCCGGTGGTGGACTATACCGCCAATGTCATCACTGCCATGCTGGCTCGCAAACGCGGTGGCGGTTAG